tatatatatatatatttatatgcatataatgtaaatatatacatatatatatatatatatatatatatatttatatatatatatatatatatatatatatatatatatatatatatatatatatatatatatatatatatatccgcgagcacatctatatgtatataaactgtatatatatttatatatatgcatatatatatatatatatatcgatatatatatatatatatatatatatatatatatatatacatatatatactgtgtatatttatatttatatatgtacatgcgcacacacagacacaatcacacacacacacacacacacatatatatatatatatatatatatatatatatatatatatatatatatatataaatatatatttatatatatatatatatgcatatatatatgaatatatatatatatatatatatatatatatatatatatatatatgcaactgtattcatatgtatatatatatatatatatatatgcatatatatgaatatatatacaatttacatacatatagatgtgtttgcggatatacatatatatatatatatatatatatatctaaatatatatatatatatatatatatatatatatatatatatatatatatatatatatatatacatacagtatatgcatatatatatgaaaatatagatatacatacatatatatatataaatatatatatatatatatataactgtatatatatatatatatatatatatatatatatatatatatatatatatatatatgtatatatatatatatatatatatatatatatatatatatatatatatatatacatatatacgataaaCTAGGATTATAACGAATCGACAATTtctttgtggcgtccaaaattcgaaCACACCATACAATAaacggagaaaagtaaatgtattcctCTTGTTATCATGAAAACTATCAGTCAGCCTTTCCTAAGAGAAACTATTTTTGGATTTTGGAtgccacaaagacattgtctattcattacaaTAGTAGAGTAACATACCAAtgtaccttgtatatatatatatatatatatatatatatatatatatatatatatatatatatatatacagtatatattatatatatatatatatatatatatatatatatatatatatatatatatatatataaatatatatatatatacacacatatatatataaatatatatatatacatatatttatatatacagttacatatatatatatatatatatatatatatatatatatatatgtatgtactgtatatatataaatatatatatatatatatatacatatgtatatataaatatatatatatatgtaatatatatatatatatacatatatatatatatataaagatatatatatattatatatatatatatatatttatatatatgtgtatatgtatatatagatatatatttacatatatatatgaatatatatatatatatatatatatatatatatatatatatatatatatacatatatgtatatatatatatatatatatatatatatatatatatatatatattcatatatatatatatatatataaatatatatatatatacatatacatacatatatatatatatatatatatatatatatatatatatatatatatatatatatatatatatatatatatatatatctgatatgcaTACATTTAcggtacatataattatacatataaatatatatgtatatatatatatacatatatatatatatatatatatatatatatatatatatatatatatatatatatatatatatatatgtgtgtgtgtgtgtgtgtttatgtccgtAAGcctgcttgtgtatgtgtgtgagtgagtgtgtatgtgtgtgtgtatttgtgatcgTTTTtctgagtttatttatttatagaaatatctggttatttactcttatttaaattaccattttatagaaatattttaggTATTACTTGAAACAATGTTTCAGCGTCATAAATTAAAGATtagaatgtaatataatatatgaaaatacattataATATAATTCCTCCCTTTGGCAAGCAATTAGAGAGACAGAACCCCTATCACGTCTTTTGGTTGTTCAAAAGGCAATAACTTTTAAATCATTACGTTAGTCATTCTAATGTCACACACTCACGCAACCACGATGAGGTACCTTATCAATATCATTTCATGATAAATAAACAAGCAAATAGTGAAGTAGAGGGAAGTGACATGAAGCGTAGGCGTAAATTATAATGATTCAACTagaatttgttttaaatttttgaaCAAAACGACAAAGTTGGAGTTAATGAATCAAAGGTTATTCATTAGTCGTTCAAATTACTTTCTCCCTACTATCCAATGCATTTCTATTCAGCCATTATTTGGCATATAATTGTGAGTTTCATGTTAATAGATATAAATTAGAATCACATCTGCGTTATGACTGTTTCCCCAAGTCTAGAGCTTCCTTTAAATTAAAACTGTTAATCACAtattatatattagtgtatgtcGTTGAGGAATACATGATAATGCCCTTTTCCTTTATAGAAAAGCCTTcgatatataaaagatttgtttatGAAAGCGTAAATATGGtcaattaatttgataatatatatatcggCTCCATAGTATCTTTCTACACTTGACAGGCATTTCGTATTTTGCGTTGGTTTATGACTCAGATGAAAGATTCTGCAGAAAAGAAACATTCTTTTAATTCTAGTTATCAGGAGGATGAATGTATATGTGACCGTACTCTGGTATTTCTCTGTAGTCACCTCAACAAGTTAATAGTAAGCATAATGATCGTGTATGTGTTAttgaaacatatacatacacacacacacacacacacacacacacacacacacacacatatatatatatatatatatatatatatatatatatatatatatatatatatatatatatatatgatagaattttATACATTCTTTTTATCATTAATACACGCAGACTGCATAAGAGAATACCATATAGCTAAGTGACTGATTTCTGAGATACACAATTTTCTGGACTTTCTTTACACAGCCCATTAGTTTTGGAATATATTTCCAACCAAATTAACATATTACACAGTCTTAATCCGATCCTTTTTTAAAGGACACAAGATCAAATTACGTGGACACCATATTTCATCTCCATTGTTTTTCCATctttatattatgagagagagagagagagagagagagagagagagagagagagagagagagagagagagagagagagagagagagagagagagagagagagagaaggtagaggGGTAAAGATTGTAAGTACAAAAGAATAGATCACAAaggattatttttcaatttttttactttttgagtCTAGAGGAAATTAGGTAATTTTGTATAGTATTATTACTAAAACCTAGAAATATTTTTTGTGCAATCACGTAAGATTAATTTCTAATTATAGTGACAAGATATTAAGATTCATTATCGCAAACGTCCATGAAAATTTAATGAGGTATTAGAAGCATAAATTCTTTTGTCCAAATAATAAATTCTATATTAGTATGCAGATATATTATACGAAATTTCTGATTACTAGAGAGAAATACAAACATTTTCTCTGACAAATAATTTTTTTCGAATCCAGTCAATTTTAGAACTTGTTGAAATATGACTTGATATCTCACGAAAAACTATAATAACAAATTTAAAAACATTTggtatagaaaagaaaaggaaagagaataaGACAGCGGAATCTATTGTCAGAAGGAGTCATGCATATTGTGTTTCAGACTATGAATGAAACTTCAAGAAACTTCAGGGTAAAATGAGTAATGTAAAAAAAGTAACTGGAAGAAATTTGTGTCCTGGAGACGCAAATAAGTTTGCCAGACTAAAGTCAACAGTGCTCTGAACGAACAGTGCAAAAGATTCAGGAAGCTTCTTTTGTGATCTCTACTCACGTTTACtgatagttaagaaaaaaaaaggaatattttaccCTTATACAGAGTTCCcttcaagaaaatatatatctattttattcataaagACATAGAATTTAGGGTCATTACAATAATTCTAGAATTGTTTTAgtatattaatgaatattttgctttgtttttaaaAGATTCCTCGACCATAAAAAACTCTGTTGCCTACTCACAGAgttttcattctcattattattattattattattattattattattattattattattattattattattattattattattattattattattattattattattaactttttcttttcattgttacaATCCgacagtaactgggaaagggacatattatcattaggaagatgatgaagaccacatcattcacaattcatctttaatatacCATAAAACAATatgaaagtacagataatacgtaaaatgtatgaaacactatcacaatattAGCGTGCACAAAGTATTGGtcacttatgtaaaaaaaaattataaattacgtggagttaagtataACACATCATTCAACTCAACCGCTtttgagcagtgagaaggttttctgctcattatgaAGAGTGAACTGTAACGCAGGTGTTCGGTCGGTCAGTCGGTCGGTCGGTTTGTATTAAAGCCAatacttcttgttggcacgggcctttcccttggtcgtcCCGTAGGTAACCTGCATTTTGGGAGGTTGGTTTATTAATTAAGAGGAAATTTGAAGgttttttagttgtagagacagatgtgaacagggtaaggatgatggtggtaataGGAGAGGGTCTTCATGTCACGAATAGTGGTAGTTCGAAAAAAGGGGAagtaaggcctttgaatagtaggaaaaagttgcaggtggggttgtccaaccgtttactccctagggtccctgcggaaaatTGTTATTAGTTGAGTGAGTACGGAAaaatacagaagatgatgtgaatagagccttacggtgaggggatgagatggttggATGTGATTTTAAGAGGTTTTGGAGGTTTTGTGGATGTAGTCTTACAAGCAATTGTCTGTGTGTCTCTATACTTTCGACAATAGCTTTTCCCAGTGTGGCAGCAGCCTGCCAGGCTTGTGGTGAGTTGGTGTTTATTTGTAGGTCACCCCTCAGTTGTTATGTTTCCCTatattctagtaggtagtgcaggagggtctgttgtggtatgacatcacaatgTTCGCAGGGTCTTTGGTTGTTATCCAAGATCTCCCAGTTTGCCTTGTATCCCAATctgagcctgtgtatacatacagcctgctctcttagggtgtatctgtctatggggggAGGCTCTAGCTCTGTGTCCCATTTGTACCAAGTGGAAGAGGGAGAGTcattccctatccacttgtgtagctccttgattagattttctttgagctgtggctttatttcATTCTTAATTTGAGGTAGTGCAGACTGTATGTGCACTTGTACACTTTCTATGTgactggtgcttttggctagttcatcagccttctcaTTTGCTGGTATCAAAATGTGACTGGAAATCCAGTTTAGATTTACATgtctgcctctttcattgtgctgatacaaTAGAGTTTTGATATCAGCTAGTAGGcccttgttttttttattcttttcctgttgcaaggcttgcattgtgGATCTTGAATCAGaatgtatgactactggtccttcctcatttttaatggagtattgtagtgcttgttttattgcaacaagctctgtctgcatggtagagacattgttggatgttctccagcaggccaTAAGGTTACTGGAAGATACTGCAGCTCCCTCTGTTTGGGTTCCAGTGTCTACAGTACCGCCAGTGTAGTAGGCCTGCGCCCCTGCTGTTTCCGCAAACCGGATTGCTGCCTGGGCGGCATTcctaagttcctccattgtgcagtcttCCTTTTCTCTAGGAAGCTTAGTATACCTGAAAGTTGCTATTTGTTTTTTCCAAGGTGAAATGTATAGTGCGCCCTGTCCTGAGTCTGGGCTTAATTGTATGATATCTTCAGCTAGGTACTGgctctttatgttgttactatggtctttgccataggaGCTTGGTGCTTGAACCTCAGGGTGCTTTGATAGTTCCTCTCGTACCCTCATTTTTGTTATAGAGTCTCTGTCTGAGATGAACATCTCTGCAATTGTGGATGCATTTCTCTGTGCAACCCTTTTTTCAAGGGATGGCAGACCAGTTTCCATCCTAGTATGATCCTCACAGCATTGTTTTAAATTACTTCTACTGAGGCTTTTTGGGTGTCTGTCAGGTTTGTAAGGGTTGAAGTGGCAAAGTCTACTAGCGTTCTGGAACAGGCTAGGTAGTACTTCTTTCGAACAGGCTTATTTGCTCCTTCATTTAGCTTAGTCatgtatctcatggctgccagtctaGTATCCGCTTTTTCCTTGAGATACTTGATTTCTTCCTTGAAGGTGAGTTGCTTGTCAATTACAACTACCAGGTATGTGTATCTGTTCACCCACTCTAGGtcctccattcctattgtgagtggatgcagggtgtttggggctttgattgtcattgcctTGGTTTtaccaatgtttatttttagtcccagCTCATTGGACTTTTGACTGATGTCATTCAGTGCTCTCCTCATTCCTACAATTCGGACTGGTCCTCGAGCTATTAGACATACGTCATCCGCATAGATGAATATCTCTACTCCTTTAGAGATTTGGAGAGAGGCTATATTtttcatgaggatgttgaaaaggagggcaCTGAGAATACTCCTTGTCGTGTGCCATTTTCCAAGTCGTGAAAAGCTGaaatcactccttggaatttgactctagcttgtcttcctagcatgtagttcttagtccatgctagtaggtgacctttTTCAAAGTCtttgaagactattgttgccttctttTGATTAATACAGCGGAGAACGTCAGTAATGTATTCAGAaattccaattccctcctgatatgcatacagCTGTTTGTGTAGGGGGcaaattttgtatttcattctgtttagaatcatttttttctcctgtcttttccatGCAGGATACTAAAGCTATTGGTCTGGAATTTCCTGGATCCTTTGGATTGGGGATTGGCTGTGTCTTGTTGCCTCCAAGCTTGAAGACCTATGTTTTTTATCATGGTGGTGATCCTGTCTGCCCCTGGCGCAGTGTCTTTTCCTGACCTGTGTAATGCCCTTAATTCCTCaattgtgtatggggtgtctgtgtcatcctgtagcTGGCAGGTTGTATTAATCTCCTCCCACCTGGCTGATGCCAGTTGCTCTTgcagcattctggtttcaggggagagattagctGATAGTATTCTGTTTGCAAAGGctgttgcaattctttctgcctcctcttgtgggtTTGGGTGTGTAGCATTTGCTGTCTTCTTTTTTTCTGGCTActctgtgtagccatttccataacTCTATGAGTGTTGTATAATGTGACAAGTTTGTGCACCATTCCATTTTCctattcttatttcatggattctttattgtatttcatttttaaCTGTTTGCAGTATTCTCtattttctactgtggatcttcttatGTAGACTTTTGTGACCCTATTTAGCCGTGTTTTAAGTCTCCTTACTTCTGGGCattagtaccaggagtccttgtatgtgcAGTTTCCTCTTGCTGCCTTCAGGGGCATTGCTTTATTAGCTGCGTTGTGAAACGCATCAACTAGGTCTttctctagttgatctatgtcctctggaggattgTAGCTTGCTGCCCATTCCTTTATGGCTAATTGAAAttagacccagtctgctaggtcttgattccatcttggtggaggtagTGGAATTTGAGGTAGCTGTtgtatctccaattctgttactgtggcaaagtggtcaCTAATCAGGGTTGCCTGCACTCGCCATTTAGTTAGGTGTCTTACTGCTGTTGTGAGAAAAGTATATCTAGTCTGCTTCCTCTTAAGTGTGTAGGTTGTGTTTAGAAGGGCAACTCCTTCAAAGTCCTCCGAGGCAAAGGCTATATGCTCCCCTGAAGGGTTTGTCATTGATTGGGATGATAATATAGGatggtgtgcattaaaatccccgaaTATAAGTGTTGGAGTTCTTTCTGCATGAGCAATGAGTTGTGTCAGTTGCAGCACTCTGGTGTCTTCCcagtttattttcctgtatatgttgtatatatctaCCTTTTGGGTCAGTAATGTTACTGTTATTGCCAGTGTCTCTACATTGGTACAACAAGGAATTGGGTTGTGTAACCCTGTTGTGTTTATTGTTGTTCTAACTAATGTAGCTAAGcctttgtctgtgcctatctgtggcgGGGTGTAGGCATTGTAACCTGCAATTCTCACCTTTTTTCCTGTTGTTAGGAATGTTTCATGCAACAGGATAACATCTATCTCTCCGTTTtccatactgcaattagggagaaCATTTTTTGCCTCCATCCAGCCGAGTTCCAATTAAGGACCCTTATTCCTGAGTGTACATTGAACtgtactgtcttgggtccctacgggcgaaggcaattgccttgacctcagcgGATGGGGTGGATGAGGTAGATGAGGTGAGAGTGTATGAGGTGATAGTGGGTGGGGTGAGTGGAATGATAGGGATGGAGTCTGATGTAGCGGATGTTGAAGGTACGGGTGATAGTGGAGATGGAGTGGGTGTAGATGTTGTGGAATGGGAGGTGATCTCCTGGACAGCGTTAAAAGGGTGGGGAGAAAGACTTAGGTTTGGAAAGGAAACCCATGAGGACTTTTTCAATGCTGGCTGCTATACTGTCACTACTGATTTTACCGGTCACAGCCTGTGTGACAAGGTCGGTAAGTTTTTCTCTTAGAACTGTAGTCTTAATGAATATAGTTCTGGGTAGAGGTTTTGGGGCTTGGGGTGTTGAGGTTGGGGCACAAGAGGAGGATCTAGCTCTGGAGCTTTTACTGTGCTCCTACTGAGTGTAGTATCTCTTCCTTGGCAGAGGTTTGGGAGCCGTCCTTCCTCTAGgctcctctctcttctccttggggagggcagcaatttcCTAGGCTACCCTTTCAGGGAATCCCCAAGCCATGGCAGTGTGGCCCTTTTTGCAGTTAGGGCATTTAGGTGTGGTTGGAATTCTTGCCGCCTTTTATTTATGCAGTCCGGAGTAGGGTGTCTCTGGCTGCATTTCACAGGTGGGAAATTTGGCCTGGCACTGGTCTTTATGGTGGCCAAATCTTTGATAATGGTAGCATATTAGGGGATCTGGGTAGTATTTTTTAACCCAGAAGCTGCCGAAGACACCAAGGTCTACTTTCTTGTGGTAAGGCCCCTAGAAAGTGGCAAGGATGGCCTTTGTTATGTAGCCAGCTTTGTTTGTCCTTCTTTCTGCCACTGTGATGTTAGGCAGTTTTGTCAAATGGGTTTTCATCATGTCAGTGGGGTAGCCCACAGCAACAGCCTTCTTTATTTTCTCCTCCTCTCCGAGTTCTCACAGATTAATGTCGGAGGTGCCTCTCAGTGTAATGAGGGCTCTGGCATCCTTGGTGGAGATAGTCCATTGCCCATGTCCTTTGGGTTTGGCTACAATTTCCTGGTTTCTGTGTTTCTGTTCAAAGGCTGCAATAGCCTTGAATGCCTCCGAAGAGCTGCTGGCTACTACCTTAAAGTAGTAGGTCTTGCCAATGTTCTGCTCTTCAGCAGTTGGGTTTTTTTTCCTTCAACGTTTTGAGCCTGGGGTCTGGTTTCAGCAGGGGCAGGGGCAGAGTTCCTTTTTGCCTGTTTCTTCTTCCTTGTGACCTGTGTCCATTTCTGGCTTTCCTTGTCCTGGTCAGTGTCTTCCTGAACTCGTATCCTGTTGGGTTGGTCGTTGGTATAGCAAAGTTTCAGGTCTGGGTGTGGTGTCATATATTCGCAAGGAATAAGTTCCAGTTCTTCCATTGTTTACTCATTAGCCTTCTTCCTAGCCAAGtccatagaggggggggggggagaggatagACAGTGTGTCTGgttgggttgtccaaccctttaagccctaaggCCCCAGACAAAGTTATATATAGAGATAGAAGGAGGAATAACAGAATCTGTAAAAGAACGGTTATTCAGGGAGGCACTATCTATCCTATTTGTAGCTAGATACTGGCCTGAACAAGTCGCAGCTGGGGAGCCTCCTTACTGCTTACAAAGCACTAAGAATGCCCAGCAGTCCACTCCTGCCGGCAGGGAGGTTTTTGGgatgtaaataaaacaaagaacAAACCTATTTCTTTATTGAAACTAATTGTGTGACTTTAAATCCTGGTTTATTTACACCAGGTTAGCAAAGCCCTATCCCCTAACTCCTATTACCTAATCTAGGTTTATAGGTGCCAAGCCTAGCGGCCCTGTGCCATTTACCACAGACGGCGAGAGTTGGATTTTTTATCCTTGATTCCTGCTTCGACCGGAGTTATAAATACCACAAGGGCTACCAGATGTTCCATAGGAGGATCTGTCAGTTGTTAGAAAAGTTAGGATATTTTTAGAACGAAGCCTAACAGGTCCTTtgattttttcttatagaaaaggcTGAAGATTAGCCAGTTCTTGAGGCCAAGGCCCTTGACAGTGGTGCTGAAAGGTGCCCTACAGCTGCCTACACAGTATTGGTAGCACAAGGCAGCCCCTACAGGCAGGAATACTGGCAACAGCGGCAGTGGCGGCGATCTCTGCAAGCAGAGAAACCAGCAAAACAGCAGCAGTCAGCAAGCAGCTATATCCAGGAAAAAGCAGCAGGTGGTCGGCAGTCAGCGAGGCGAGACagcttagcagcagcagcagcagcagtcaggAGGTCTTCTCTCTGTGGGAACAGCGAGAGAACTGAATCTGggctggtgttgttgttgttgaagattgcctggcccttgcggccaGACACAGGCTCCTGCACTCTTGTAGCCCGTAGGTAATAGGGCAGGTGTTATTGTGAGGGTTTATATACGGAGTCCTACTTTGAAattccatccttattggtcaaTGACAGCCCGAGGGCGGAGGCTATTAATCATGGGAGGTAGTGGACTCTGGAAAGACCTGACCTCAACACCACATAAGAGGCGACCTTGTTGCCAACgcgtataaggtccaccaccaacaatagtccaggcaatagcAACCATAACACGACTGATAGAGCCAAAGgccaaaacatggattatctccagaCAGAACCAGAGCCATTAATCCCACCAAGCATGCTGGCTAGCCAGAGGCTACTACCTCCCAGGATTAATGGTCTTCGTCCTCGGGCGGTccttgaccaataaggatggaatATCGAAGCAGGACTCCGTGTATAAGCCCTCACAAAACCACCTGCGTtacagttcactcttgataatgagaagaaaaccttctcactgctcaaaACCGGTTGAGTTGAAGGATGTGTTATACTCAACTCCACGTATTTTATAATTCTTGTACATAAGagaccattactttgtgcacactaataTTGCGATAGTGTTTCATACTCtgtacgtattatctgtactttcatagtgtgttgtgatatattaaagatgaattgtgaatgataCGGTCTTCATCTCCTTCCTATTGATAATATGTCCTTTACCCAGTTACTGGCGGACTGTaacaataaagagaaaaggataataagaacaatagaaaaagttaattacaaaattaacgtccactgaggcagcaatcattttcaataaaacctgctcaaaagagggtctactcccgaaatagtattattatttttattaattttattattattattattttttttttttattattgttattattattattattattattattattattattattattattattattattattattattattattattattagctaagctacaaccatacttcgaaaagcaggaggctgtaagcCCGAAGGCCCCATTAAAGAGAAATAgcccaataagaaaaggaaataaggaaatacataaagtatatgaaaagtaatgaattattacTATAGAGTATCTCAACTTCAGAAACTATGTTGAATtagatatatcataattatataaactatgacgagagactcatatcaatctgttcaacataaattaTTCGCAGTAAATTGGAGCTTATTATGGATAAGGGAAGACTGTTAGAGTATGTGATGATACGAGATAATACTTTATTTCATGTAaggctttttcttttttattaacctcTTTGTTTAGAGACTTGATTTATAAGTCTGTTAAGATTttctgatgacatcattatcattgctcacaccaaagaagagcttcaacatatgctcaccgagctaaatgaagcaagtaaatcaat
This DNA window, taken from Palaemon carinicauda isolate YSFRI2023 chromosome 10, ASM3689809v2, whole genome shotgun sequence, encodes the following:
- the LOC137647875 gene encoding uncharacterized protein, with translation METGLPSLEKRVAQRNASTIAEMFISDRDSITKMRVREELSKHPEVQAPSSYGKDHSNNIKSQYLAEDIIQLSPDSGQGALYISPWKKQIATFRYTKLPREKEDCTMEELRNAAQAAIRFAETAGAQAYYTGGTVDTGTQTEGAAVSSSNLMACWRTSNNVSTMQTELVAIKQALQYSIKNEEGPVVIHSDSRSTMQALQQEKNKKNKGLLADIKTLLYQHNERGRHVNLNWISSHILIPANEKADELAKSTSHIESVQVHIQSALPQIKNEIKPQLKENLIKELHKWIGNDSPSSTWYKWDTELEPPPIDRYTLREQAVCIHRLRLGYKANWEILDNNQRPCEHCDVIPQQTLLHYLLEYRET
- the LOC137647876 gene encoding uncharacterized protein yields the protein MENGEIDVILLHETFLTTGKKVRIAGYNAYTPPQIGTDKGLATLVRTTINTTGLHNPIPCCTNVETLAITVTLLTQKVDIYNIYRKINWEDTRVLQLTQLIAHAERTPTLIFGDFNAHHPILSSQSMTNPSGEHIAFASEDFEGVALLNTTYTLKRKQTRYTFLTTAVRHLTKWRVQATLISDHFATVTELEIQQLPQIPLPPPRWNQDLADWV